One part of the Entelurus aequoreus isolate RoL-2023_Sb linkage group LG05, RoL_Eaeq_v1.1, whole genome shotgun sequence genome encodes these proteins:
- the LOC133649831 gene encoding histone H1-like — MAEEAPAAAAAAGPSKAQAKPAKKKTAASKAKKSSPNISDAVLKAVKDSGDRKGTSMSSIKKAIAAMGIDLDKSNKRVNTSVCRLVTNGDLIQVKGNGASGSFKLPKAAETKTKVVKKVAKKSAAKKPAAKKSTAAKRVAKPKKAATPKKKAKAPAKSPKKAKKPAAKKSPAKKTVAKKPARKPPTNRGSPKKATARRAKK; from the coding sequence ATGGCAGAAGaagcaccagcagcagcagccgcCGCCGGACCGTCCAAAGCCCAGGCCAAGCCCGCGAAGAAGAAGACGGCGGCCTCCAAGGCGAAGAAAAGCTCTCCCAACATCTCCGATGCGGTCTTGAAGGCGGTGAAAGACAGCGGGGACCGCAAAGGGACCTCCATGTCAAGCAtcaagaaagccattgcagcGATGGGGATCGATCTGGACAAGAGCAACAAGCGCGTCAACACGTCAGTGTGCAGACTGGTGACGAATGGAGATTTGATCCAAGTCAAGGGTAATGGCGCTTCTGGCTCCTTCAAACTGCCCAAGGCGGCCGAGACCAAGACGAAAGTGGTCAAGAAGGTCGCCAAGAAATCTGCCGCTAAAAAACCCGCCGCGAAGAAATCAACAGCCGCGAAGAGAGTTGCCAAGCCTAAGAAAGCCGCGACCCCTAAGAAGAAGGCAAAGGCACCGGCCAAGAGCCCCAAAAAGGCCAAGAAACCTGCGGCTAAGAAATCTCCTGCCAAGAAAACTGTTGCCAAGAAACCTGCGAGAAAGCCACCAACCAATAGAGGATCACCCAAAAAGGCTACGGCCAGAAGGGCCAAGAAGTAA